From the genome of Zalophus californianus isolate mZalCal1 chromosome 6, mZalCal1.pri.v2, whole genome shotgun sequence, one region includes:
- the EXOC3L4 gene encoding exocyst complex component 3-like protein 4 produces MSLPRTVTSGPELHSPEGAAKKLQTPPVRGTWRTSSEGTPSTHREDTRPGLGTLRWAFSRTSQRASGQALEEDLGLFQRSSRFLFRSLRRAQDNGSPARQPQATAVPGVTHGPEVPSRVMDGGRRQSSAGVGPEELEPEAGKSVADLITERQLLRAFEQLRQLEVRLVAEKASHTFEEDPTGFARRAMDVCLHYDGLAAEIGAIVRETLGPDGVDAAALGDLARVVRAEEAAHPVPPADGDFLLTPRRWRQHWEDAVRRSAQERVQQAGAGEARGAAEAEGASGLAQLLAELGGLVRSDLHKVRQEVQPAYSAAGLPAWEAYLRAFHGAVAQRLQELAQDARGCEQLYVLLDWAANVYGSPDFLGAPDLTLSTEPLPPLLAPALWARLQSDYTSFLETKITSCFDSILQLEQSRWADAEAPDVLQGLYHTPLSIDVHMLVAEHVKAAGAISAELEATTLCICTRALSLFLPRFEKAFLESKAVNEPHLGANINACEELRTHLLARFPGTFEELEKPLVAATCTFQKRLLRGLQCDVQPLFRVLCTKAWLTQDVLQPIMDKVVAFARHLEHVAPLRAQETLQEVHRYVVREYLAQVLRPRERFRGEERMTGSQKMGLDAQAIGDTFQGLGSEATWLDQAIPCVADILGETYKDDIRRHLETLIGSYPDIRRDHVLAILALRRLGHRRNQRLLQHAQYLLRSAAKAGGPAAAGGHVLFEEIEVPTSMDLLITCI; encoded by the exons ATGTCATTGCCACGGACAGTGACCTCCGGGCCGGAGCTGCACAGCCCTGAGGGGGCTGCGAAGAAGCTGCAGACCCCACCAGTGCGGGGTACTTGGCGGACAAGCAGTGAAGGCACGCCCAGCACCCACCGTGAGGACACTCGGCCCGGCCTGGGCACCCTGCGGTGGGCTTTCTCCCGGACAAGCCAGCGGGCCTCAGGCCAGGCCCTCGAGGAGGACCTGGGCCTGTTCCAGCGCAGCTCCCGCTTCCTGTTCCGGTCCTTACGGCGTGCCCAGGATAATGGCTCCCCTGCCCGCCAGCCCCAGGCCACTGCTGTGCCAGGGGTGACCCATGGCCCAGAGGTGCCCTCTAGGGTCATGGATGGTGGCCGCCGGCAGTCCTCcgctggggtggggcctgaggaaCTGGAACCTGAGGCAG GCAAATCTGTGGCCGATCTCATCACCGAGCGGCAGCTGCTGCGGGCCTTCGAACAGCTGCGGCAGCTGGAGGTGCGGCTCGTGGCCGAGAAGGCCTCGCACACCTTCGAGGAGGACCCCACCGGCTTCGCGCGGCGCGCCATGGACGTGTGCCTGCACTACGACGGGCTGGCGGCTGAGATCGGCGCCATCGTGCGCGAGACGCTGGGCCCGGACGGCGTGGACGCGGCGGCGCTGGGCGACCTGGCCCGCGTGGTGCGCGCGGAGGAGGCGGCCCACCCGGTGCCCCCGGCCGACGGCGACTTCCTGCTCACCCCGCGCCGCTGGCGCCAGCACTGGGAGGACGCGGTGAGGCGCAGCGCGCAGGAGCGCGTGCAGCAGGCGGGCGCCGGGGAGGCTCGGGGGGCAGCCGAGGCGGAGGGCGCATCGGGCCTGGCCCAGCTTCTGGCCGAGCTCGGCGGCTTGGTTCGCAGCGACCTGCACAAGGTGCGGCAGGAGGTGCAGCCGGCTTACTCGGCCGCCGGCCTCCCGGCGTGGGAGGCTTACCTGCGCGCCTTCCACGGCGCGGTGGCCCAGCGCCTGCAGGAGCTCGCACAGGACGCCCGGGGCTGCGAGCAGCTCTATGTCCTGTTGGACTGGGCGGCCAATGTCTATGGCAG tCCTGACTTCCTGGGTGCCCCGGACCTGACTCTGTCCACAGAGCCACTACCCCCACTCCTGGCACCTGCCTTGTGGGCCCGCCTGCAGAGTGACTACACCAGCTTCCTAGAG ACCAAGATCACGAGCTGCTTCGATAGCATCCTGCAGCTAGAACAGAGCCGTTGGGCGGACGCTGAGGCCCCCGATGTGCTACAAGGCCTCTACCACACGCCGCTGTCCATTGATGTCCACATG CTCGTGGCAGAGCACGTGAAGGCGGCCGGTGCCATCTCTGCGGAACTGGAGGCCACCACCCTGTGCATCTGCACGCGGGCGCTCAGCCTCTTCTTGCCCAG GTTTGAAAAGGCTTTTCTAGAGTCGAAGGCAGTGAACGAGCCTCATCTGGGCGCCAATATCAACGCCTGCGAGGAGCTCAG GACCCATCTTCTGGCCAGGTTCCCAGGAACCTTTGAAGAGCTGGAGAAACCTCTAGTGGCTGCCACCTGCACCTTCCAGAAGCGGCTGCTCCGGGGCCTGCAGTGTGATGTGCAA ccGCTTTTCAGGGTCCTGTGCACCAAGGCCTGGCTGACACAGGACGTGCTGCAGCCGATCATGGACAAGGTGGTGGCCTTTGCCCGCCATTTGGAGCACGTGGCCCCACTGCGGGCACAG GAGACTCTGCAGGAGGTGCACCGGTACGTGGTCCGTGAGTACCTGGCCCAGGTGCTGAGGCCGCGTGAACGGTTCCGGGGTGAGGAGCGCATGACTGGCTCCCAGAAGATGGGCCTCGACGCCCAGGCCATTGGCGACACCTTCCAGGGCTTG GGCTCTGAGGCCACGTGGCTGGACCAGGCTATCCCGTGTGTGGCTGACATCCTGGGTGAGACTTACAAAGATGACATCCGGAGGCACCTGGAGACACTCATCGGGAGCTACCCTGACATCAG GCGGGACCACGTGCTGGCCATTCTGGCTCTGCGCAGACTGGGCCACCGGCGGAACCAGCGCCTCCTGCAGCATGCCCAGTACCTGCTGAGGTCTGCGGCCAAGGCGGGCGGCCCTGCGGCTGCTGGGGGCCACGTGCTCTTCGAAGAGATCGAGGTGCCTACCTCCATGGACCTGCTGATCACCTGCATCTAA